A window from Glaciimonas sp. PCH181 encodes these proteins:
- a CDS encoding polyphosphate kinase 2 family protein: MSAQSEFRASKKTKIKDADASKKPLSSDDKEKDKAKVIALANEIGLQQEMFYAGQRHKLLVVLQGIDTSGKDGTVKGVFGGVNPQGINVVSFKAPTAIEKAHDYLWRIHQQVPQAGEIAVFNRSHYEDVLITRVHDWIDEDECKRRYAQICDFERMLAETGTTIIKCLLHISKDEQASRLQARIDDPAKNWKFDPQDLEERKSWDAYQDQFSNAIQATDADYAPWYVIPANSKTHRNLAIASIVLETLQALKLTPPPANPALAKLKIS; encoded by the coding sequence ATGTCAGCACAGAGTGAATTTCGTGCGAGCAAGAAAACTAAAATCAAAGATGCAGATGCTAGTAAAAAGCCGCTATCGAGTGACGACAAGGAAAAAGATAAAGCCAAGGTAATCGCGCTGGCGAATGAAATTGGCTTGCAACAAGAGATGTTTTACGCAGGGCAGCGGCACAAATTGCTAGTGGTATTGCAGGGCATTGATACCAGCGGCAAGGACGGTACGGTAAAAGGTGTATTTGGCGGCGTTAATCCGCAGGGCATTAATGTCGTCAGCTTCAAGGCGCCGACCGCGATTGAAAAAGCCCATGATTATTTGTGGCGCATCCATCAACAAGTGCCGCAAGCCGGTGAAATTGCCGTGTTCAATCGCAGTCACTATGAAGATGTGCTGATAACGCGCGTGCATGACTGGATTGATGAGGACGAATGTAAGCGGCGTTACGCCCAGATTTGCGATTTTGAACGTATGTTGGCCGAGACCGGAACGACTATTATTAAATGTTTGCTGCACATCTCGAAGGATGAACAAGCTAGTCGTCTGCAAGCACGCATCGACGATCCCGCAAAGAATTGGAAGTTTGACCCGCAGGATCTGGAGGAGCGCAAAAGTTGGGATGCCTATCAGGACCAATTCTCTAACGCGATTCAGGCAACCGACGCAGATTACGCGCCATGGTATGTGATTCCGGCCAACTCCAAGACCCATCGTAATTTGGCGATCGCCAGCATCGTTCTGGAAACGTTGCAAGCGTTGAAATTGACGCCACCACCAGCTAATCCAGCATTAGCGAAACTTAAAATAAGCTAA
- a CDS encoding transporter substrate-binding domain-containing protein has protein sequence MKKLFFCTFAGVAAIFLSGAAIAAADAPPSRLDQIIQSGKLRVCTTGDYKPFTFYKADQTFEGIDVDLAQSLAKAIGVQAQFVKTSWSTLTNDFLEKCDIAMGGVSVTFDRQKKVSFSAPHMVDGKSAIARCADVAKFQSLAAIDVPTTRAIVNPGGTNERFAKTHFKQAQLIAYPDNVTIFDQIVAGKADIMVTDASETLWQSKLHSELCPINPDKPLQFAEKAFMLPRGDVPFKEFVDTWMHQLKATGDYDQISNHWLK, from the coding sequence GTGAAAAAACTGTTTTTCTGTACATTTGCTGGCGTCGCAGCCATTTTTCTTTCCGGCGCAGCAATCGCTGCTGCTGACGCGCCGCCCTCACGTCTGGATCAAATTATCCAGTCGGGCAAATTGCGGGTCTGCACGACCGGCGATTACAAACCGTTTACATTCTATAAAGCTGATCAAACGTTTGAGGGAATCGATGTTGATCTGGCGCAATCGTTAGCCAAGGCTATTGGCGTGCAGGCGCAATTTGTCAAAACCAGTTGGTCTACTCTGACGAATGATTTTTTGGAAAAATGCGATATCGCGATGGGTGGGGTTTCTGTCACTTTTGATCGCCAGAAAAAAGTTTCATTTTCTGCGCCGCACATGGTGGACGGCAAATCAGCTATTGCGCGCTGCGCTGATGTGGCGAAATTTCAATCACTGGCAGCCATTGATGTTCCGACCACCCGCGCAATCGTTAATCCTGGCGGCACCAATGAGCGGTTTGCCAAGACCCACTTCAAACAAGCCCAATTGATTGCTTATCCGGATAACGTCACTATTTTCGATCAAATCGTCGCGGGAAAAGCCGACATCATGGTGACCGATGCCAGTGAAACACTATGGCAGTCAAAATTGCATTCGGAGCTGTGCCCGATCAATCCTGACAAGCCGCTGCAATTTGCCGAAAAAGCGTTCATGCTGCCACGCGGCGACGTTCCGTTTAAAGAGTTCGTCGATACCTGGATGCATCAGTTAAAGGCAACCGGCGACTACGATCAAATCTCGAATCACTGGCTAAAATAA
- a CDS encoding PLP-dependent aminotransferase family protein, which produces MRIASLSEFLLMRIERRPDTTLSTASSATKSTSDNGVKTAANVPLNRQIYQLIREAILTHLLPSGLQLPSSRDLARELALSRNTVTYAYEQLIAEGYLETRSGAGTFVADTTPDLLPAGRLIASPLTDASEQSELSALGAQLIQQAGASDLQWGAFMPGVPDITLFPNKIWSRLQNKHWRRAQPELLTYGNAGGYMPLREAVAEYLRIARSVNCNANQVIITTGVHQSLDIVVKLLGEHGDRAWVEDPCYWGTRSVLNSLGVKAVPIPVDAEGMCMQLADLPQPPRFICTTPSHQYPLGMVMSLSRRRTLLEYAASRKVWIIEDDYDSEFRYDSRPLAALQGMDTHNRVLYMGTFSKTMFPSMRIGFMVVPEALATAFATGVSELYRGTQVFIQAIMADFMTEGHFAAHIRRMRILYAERLQLLQAAIRDHFGDRITLSGGEAGLHLALGLPQHSDDVAISQAALAIGIAVRPLSRYYMDADNARNGLLLGYACVPNDQIRPAFDKLAVIIKRHWHDFLA; this is translated from the coding sequence TTGAATCGCCAGATCTATCAACTCATCCGCGAAGCCATTCTGACGCACTTGTTGCCGTCCGGATTACAGCTACCGTCATCACGCGATCTTGCGCGAGAGCTCGCGCTATCGCGCAATACTGTGACCTACGCCTACGAGCAATTGATCGCCGAAGGCTATCTGGAAACGCGCTCAGGCGCTGGCACGTTTGTCGCCGATACCACGCCAGATCTTCTTCCGGCGGGACGCTTAATCGCATCGCCTTTAACCGACGCAAGCGAGCAATCCGAACTTTCGGCGCTCGGCGCGCAATTGATTCAGCAGGCAGGTGCCAGCGATTTGCAATGGGGCGCTTTCATGCCGGGCGTACCAGATATCACGCTATTTCCGAACAAAATATGGAGCCGCCTGCAAAATAAGCATTGGCGACGCGCGCAGCCGGAATTACTAACCTATGGCAATGCGGGCGGGTATATGCCTTTGCGCGAGGCGGTGGCCGAATATCTGCGTATTGCGCGCTCGGTTAATTGCAATGCCAATCAGGTGATTATTACCACCGGCGTGCATCAGTCGCTGGATATCGTGGTGAAATTGCTAGGCGAACATGGCGATCGTGCGTGGGTCGAGGATCCTTGTTACTGGGGCACCCGCAGCGTGCTGAATTCGCTCGGCGTGAAAGCCGTCCCGATCCCGGTAGACGCCGAAGGGATGTGCATGCAACTGGCCGATCTGCCGCAACCGCCGCGCTTTATCTGCACCACGCCATCGCATCAATACCCCTTAGGAATGGTGATGAGTCTGTCGCGACGCCGCACGCTGCTAGAGTACGCGGCGAGTCGCAAAGTCTGGATTATCGAAGATGATTATGACAGCGAATTCCGCTACGACAGCCGGCCATTGGCCGCGCTGCAAGGGATGGATACGCATAACCGTGTGCTCTACATGGGGACTTTTAGCAAGACTATGTTTCCGAGTATGCGCATCGGTTTTATGGTCGTGCCAGAGGCGCTGGCGACAGCATTTGCGACGGGCGTATCCGAGCTGTATCGCGGCACGCAAGTATTTATTCAGGCGATCATGGCGGATTTTATGACTGAAGGCCATTTTGCCGCGCATATCCGACGGATGCGCATTTTATATGCAGAACGTCTGCAACTGTTGCAGGCAGCTATCCGGGACCACTTCGGAGATCGCATCACACTGAGCGGCGGCGAGGCTGGTTTGCATCTGGCGCTTGGCTTGCCGCAGCATTCCGATGATGTGGCGATCAGCCAGGCGGCGCTTGCGATTGGTATCGCCGTGCGGCCGTTATCGCGCTATTACATGGATGCTGACAACGCTCGCAATGGCTTGCTACTTGGTTATGCCTGCGTTCCGAACGATCAGATTCGGCCTGCCTTCGATAAACTGGCGGTCATTATTAAGCGTCACTGGCATGATTTTCTGGCGTGA
- a CDS encoding SGNH/GDSL hydrolase family protein, translating to MRRWLPELAALPLLPWLIMQGLRTRRITPRLPEAVGPNTGVAQPPVANNDLSQAQQPILQLLTIGESPVAGVGVATHYEAITGQFATALASRLGRPVAWQAVGKNGATLHTAIKTLLPHITEKIAPQHVDVVLIAFGVNDSTAFRSRRRYANELKYLLRQLQQHLSPRLIVVAGVPPLHVFPALPQPLRYVLGLKAQELDGVAAKVVADLSHQMHITRVPTLKNMTDPAFMASDGYHPSAIGAAVWGRQLATAVAPQLKYRKPKVLPTETDTSMDAF from the coding sequence GTGCGTCGATGGTTACCGGAGCTGGCAGCATTGCCGTTACTGCCGTGGCTGATTATGCAGGGGCTTCGCACGCGCAGAATAACGCCGCGCTTGCCGGAAGCTGTTGGGCCGAATACTGGCGTCGCCCAACCGCCGGTGGCGAATAACGATCTTTCGCAAGCGCAGCAACCGATATTGCAGTTGCTGACGATTGGCGAATCGCCGGTAGCAGGCGTTGGCGTCGCGACGCATTACGAGGCGATTACCGGCCAGTTTGCGACGGCGCTGGCAAGTCGGTTAGGACGCCCGGTTGCCTGGCAGGCAGTAGGAAAAAACGGGGCAACGTTGCACACCGCGATCAAAACTCTTCTTCCCCACATCACAGAAAAGATAGCGCCGCAGCATGTCGATGTCGTGTTGATTGCCTTTGGCGTCAATGACAGTACGGCGTTTCGATCGCGTCGTCGCTACGCCAATGAATTGAAATATTTGTTGCGACAATTGCAACAACATCTGTCGCCGCGCTTGATAGTGGTGGCAGGGGTGCCACCGCTGCACGTATTTCCGGCTCTGCCGCAACCGTTGCGCTATGTGCTTGGTCTTAAAGCGCAGGAGCTGGATGGCGTGGCAGCAAAGGTCGTGGCAGATTTATCGCATCAAATGCATATCACCCGCGTTCCAACGCTGAAAAACATGACTGATCCTGCTTTTATGGCGTCGGATGGCTATCATCCGTCGGCCATCGGTGCAGCGGTGTGGGGACGCCAGCTGGCAACGGCCGTGGCGCCCCAGTTAAAATATCGCAAGCCTAAGGTTTTGCCGACGGAGACGGATACATCGATGGATGCGTTTTAA